In the Muricauda sp. MAR_2010_75 genome, one interval contains:
- a CDS encoding type II toxin-antitoxin system HicB family antitoxin, which translates to MGSVKVFVEKADDGTYWGTTQNLPGVVSAYGDTLEELKKNIKVAVDDYIETAVELEEDWVDEVLPIQGYEFKMNIESFFYLVPQVKITAIARRAKINPSLMRQYATGRATVSEERLKLIQGTIHDLGKELQSVTF; encoded by the coding sequence ATGGGATCAGTAAAAGTGTTTGTAGAAAAAGCAGACGATGGAACGTATTGGGGCACCACCCAAAATCTTCCAGGCGTTGTATCTGCCTATGGCGATACTCTAGAAGAATTGAAAAAGAACATTAAAGTTGCGGTTGATGATTATATTGAAACTGCCGTGGAGTTGGAAGAGGATTGGGTCGATGAGGTTTTGCCGATCCAAGGATATGAGTTTAAAATGAACATTGAATCTTTCTTTTACCTTGTTCCGCAGGTCAAAATCACCGCAATTGCAAGGAGGGCAAAGATAAACCCTTCTTTAATGCGTCAATATGCCACGGGTAGGGCCACCGTATCCGAGGAGCGTCTAAAATTAATTCAGGGAACCATTCATGATTTGGGAAAGGAGCTCCAGTCAGTTACTTTTTAA
- a CDS encoding M48 family metallopeptidase: MKKKHYLTMIAVSMTMGLSMAQAQNPECMTNLSIYAEHAKVKNYDAAYEPWKMVYESCPDINKANFSYGERILSHKIENSSGADKDGYIQELLSLYDNSIKYFPKNYAVANVMIDKALLLYDNKMASDEEIFKMLDEAFKKDRENFTNPKALYLYFSSLVDLHDAGKKDLQDVFDTYDDVTEKVEAENQKLTDVISKLLPKDSANTITSKEKRMLRVASTNSESYGKVGASIDSKLGALADCDNLIPLYEKSYEEKKGDVAWVKRAVGRMFSKECTDDPMFRKLFEAQLALEPSASAYLYGGALKQKSGDTNGAIADFNKAVELETNSYKKSDILYKIATTVRRTSKSQARSYALKAIDANPANGKAYLLIANLYASSANDCGSTPFEKRAIYWKAEDMARKAGRVDPSLGGHASQTAASYAERAPSKEMIFNSGMAGKTISFSCWVGGSVKVPNL, encoded by the coding sequence ATGAAAAAGAAACACTACTTAACGATGATAGCGGTCTCTATGACGATGGGATTAAGTATGGCTCAAGCTCAGAACCCAGAGTGTATGACCAATCTTTCCATTTACGCAGAGCACGCTAAAGTAAAAAATTACGATGCTGCCTACGAACCTTGGAAAATGGTCTACGAAAGTTGTCCAGACATCAACAAGGCCAATTTTTCCTATGGGGAAAGAATCTTATCACACAAAATAGAAAATTCCTCCGGTGCTGATAAAGATGGGTATATCCAAGAATTATTGTCATTGTATGACAATAGCATAAAGTATTTCCCCAAGAATTATGCTGTTGCCAATGTAATGATTGATAAGGCCCTATTGCTGTATGACAATAAGATGGCCTCTGATGAAGAAATTTTTAAAATGTTGGATGAAGCCTTCAAAAAGGACAGGGAGAATTTTACAAATCCTAAAGCATTATACCTGTACTTCTCCAGTTTGGTTGATTTGCACGATGCAGGTAAAAAAGATCTTCAAGATGTATTTGACACCTATGATGATGTAACTGAAAAGGTTGAGGCAGAGAATCAAAAATTGACTGATGTCATCTCTAAATTGCTTCCAAAAGATTCAGCAAATACAATTACATCCAAAGAAAAAAGAATGCTAAGGGTTGCTAGTACCAACTCCGAATCGTACGGTAAAGTAGGTGCAAGTATCGATTCCAAATTGGGAGCCTTGGCAGATTGTGATAACCTTATTCCTCTATATGAAAAAAGTTATGAGGAGAAAAAAGGAGACGTTGCATGGGTAAAAAGAGCTGTGGGTAGAATGTTCTCAAAAGAATGTACCGATGACCCCATGTTCCGAAAATTGTTCGAAGCCCAATTGGCTTTGGAACCTTCTGCAAGTGCTTACCTATACGGTGGTGCCCTAAAACAAAAATCCGGTGACACCAACGGAGCTATTGCCGATTTTAACAAAGCAGTGGAACTGGAAACAAATTCCTATAAAAAATCTGATATCCTATACAAAATTGCCACAACCGTTCGTAGAACCAGCAAATCCCAAGCTAGAAGCTACGCACTTAAGGCCATTGATGCCAATCCTGCAAACGGAAAAGCATATTTGTTGATCGCCAATCTTTATGCAAGCAGTGCCAACGATTGTGGTAGTACCCCATTTGAAAAGAGGGCCATTTATTGGAAAGCCGAGGATATGGCCAGAAAAGCCGGTCGTGTAGATCCATCTTTGGGAGGCCATGCCAGCCAAACAGCGGCTAGCTATGCAGAAAGAGCCCCTAGCAAAGAAATGATTTTTAATTCTGGAATGGCCGGAAAAACAATATCGTTCAGCTGTTGGGTAGGTGGTAGCGTTAAGGTGCCGAATCTATAA
- a CDS encoding type II toxin-antitoxin system HicA family toxin, with amino-acid sequence MIKIVESDGWELVRTKGSHHHFKHPRKKGLVTIPHPKKDVPMGTVKSILKQAGIE; translated from the coding sequence TTGATTAAGATAGTGGAAAGTGATGGTTGGGAATTGGTCAGGACCAAAGGAAGCCACCATCATTTTAAACACCCAAGGAAAAAAGGGCTAGTGACCATACCGCATCCCAAAAAGGATGTTCCCATGGGCACAGTAAAATCTATCTTAAAACAAGCCGGGATCGAATAA
- a CDS encoding membrane protein has translation MVKKFLIAFVCVAAQGLFAQNGTISPYSYFGIGDLRNSGTVDNQMMGGMAMYADSIHINLQNPAAYSKLRLTTYTAGIGHTEYRLKDWTEEQRISNTNLDYLSIGFPIANKVGVGFGLMPLSSVGYSLRDETTTGSGANVTNVFTGEGGLNRIYLSLGFEPIKNLSLGATVNYNFGTLEYQRIQSVENVQFGTLDNRESRVNGYDFNYALNYTPTIKDKYTLFTSVRVNTQANLVSKNSQRLGSFSLVTGDDIEVIDVNLDATNRRNTELKMPTRTTVGLGFGEDKKWFLGAEYSFQQFSDFDNSFLALDNVTYNDATTYAFGGYWVPDHRSLSSYFNRITYRAGLRYDVSGLEVNNKEINNFGITFGLGLPIGGISYESAFSNLNLGFELGRRGTSDAALIEESYLKINVGLSLNARWFQKRKIN, from the coding sequence ATGGTTAAGAAATTTTTGATTGCTTTTGTTTGCGTGGCCGCACAAGGCCTTTTTGCGCAAAACGGTACCATATCGCCATATTCATATTTTGGGATAGGAGATCTTAGAAATTCCGGAACGGTGGATAACCAAATGATGGGCGGGATGGCTATGTATGCCGATAGTATCCACATTAACCTGCAAAACCCCGCTGCGTACTCCAAGTTAAGGTTGACCACCTATACCGCGGGGATCGGCCATACAGAATATAGATTGAAGGATTGGACCGAGGAGCAACGTATTTCCAACACCAATTTGGATTATTTGTCCATTGGTTTTCCTATAGCCAACAAAGTTGGGGTGGGCTTTGGCCTGATGCCGCTCTCATCTGTGGGGTATAGCCTTAGGGATGAGACCACAACCGGTTCTGGAGCCAACGTGACCAATGTTTTTACTGGAGAAGGCGGCTTAAACCGAATTTATTTGTCCCTTGGTTTTGAACCCATCAAAAACCTTAGTTTGGGAGCAACCGTAAATTACAACTTTGGCACATTGGAGTACCAACGGATTCAAAGTGTGGAGAATGTGCAATTTGGAACCTTGGACAATCGGGAGTCCCGTGTAAATGGATACGACTTTAATTACGCTTTAAATTATACCCCTACCATAAAGGATAAGTACACCCTGTTCACCTCGGTTCGGGTAAACACCCAAGCCAATCTCGTGTCCAAAAATTCACAGCGATTGGGGTCTTTCTCATTGGTCACCGGGGATGATATTGAGGTCATAGATGTAAATCTGGATGCTACCAATCGTAGAAATACGGAATTGAAGATGCCCACACGAACCACGGTGGGGTTGGGATTTGGTGAAGATAAAAAGTGGTTTTTGGGAGCTGAGTACAGTTTTCAGCAGTTCAGTGATTTTGATAATAGCTTTTTGGCATTGGATAATGTTACCTATAATGATGCCACCACCTATGCCTTTGGAGGATATTGGGTGCCGGACCACCGTTCGCTGTCAAGCTACTTTAATAGAATCACCTACAGGGCTGGTTTGCGGTATGATGTAAGTGGTTTGGAGGTGAACAACAAGGAAATAAATAATTTTGGCATAACTTTTGGATTAGGATTACCCATAGGAGGCATATCCTATGAGTCCGCCTTTTCAAACTTGAACCTTGGATTTGAGCTGGGAAGAAGGGGAACCAGCGATGCCGCCTTGATTGAAGAAAGTTATTTAAAAATCAATGTAGGATTATCATTAAATGCAAGGTGGTTTCAAAAAAGAAAAATAAATTGA
- a CDS encoding type III pantothenate kinase, producing MNLVIDIGNTLIKYAVFENGNIVYDQSSESGLFLSKVKGLFEQYPKINHALISSVGKLDRKERDIVALFCKVHVLTHDSKVPFKNSYATPQTLGMDRVALATAAFYHNPRGNTLVIDAGTCITYDMVNNFGEYIGGAISPGIRMRYKAMHNQTAALPLLEPEEIWDFIGNSTAASMHSGVINGVTQEVDGVIEQYRNRFQHLTVILTGGDAQFFAKRLKNTIFANSKFLLEGLNCLLEYNKR from the coding sequence ATGAATCTGGTCATAGACATTGGCAACACCTTAATTAAATATGCCGTTTTTGAAAATGGCAACATCGTTTATGACCAAAGTTCAGAGTCGGGCCTGTTTCTCTCCAAGGTCAAGGGACTCTTTGAGCAGTACCCTAAAATTAACCATGCCCTTATTTCTTCCGTAGGCAAATTGGACCGAAAGGAACGTGATATTGTGGCCCTGTTCTGTAAGGTGCATGTGCTTACCCACGATTCCAAAGTCCCATTTAAGAACAGCTACGCCACGCCCCAGACCTTGGGCATGGACCGTGTGGCCTTGGCCACGGCTGCATTTTATCACAACCCGCGCGGAAACACCTTGGTCATTGATGCCGGCACTTGCATTACCTATGATATGGTCAATAATTTTGGGGAATACATTGGCGGGGCCATTTCACCCGGCATACGAATGCGATATAAGGCCATGCACAACCAGACTGCGGCGCTCCCGCTACTGGAACCGGAGGAAATATGGGACTTTATTGGAAATTCAACCGCAGCCAGCATGCACAGTGGGGTGATCAATGGGGTTACGCAAGAAGTGGATGGGGTAATCGAGCAGTATCGCAATCGTTTTCAACATTTAACAGTTATTTTAACAGGCGGCGACGCCCAATTTTTTGCGAAAAGGCTAAAAAACACCATATTTGCGAATTCTAAATTTCTCCTGGAGGGGCTCAATTGCTTGCTGGAATACAACAAACGTTAG